The following are encoded in a window of Castanea sativa cultivar Marrone di Chiusa Pesio chromosome 5, ASM4071231v1 genomic DNA:
- the LOC142637236 gene encoding ADP-ribosylation factor GTPase-activating protein AGD12-like, translated as MSRAMSNKSLDFGKPASGKKRLKDLLLQKDNRYCADCGAPDPKWASANIGVFICLKCCGVHRSLGTHISKVLSVTLDEWSDDEIESMVEVGGNSSANAIYEAFIPGGYEKPGPDASHELRAKFIRAKYELQEFLKPSLRIVSLPSEKGSLKSSFSRKLMDSFRSNSSHNSEGMVEFIGLLKVKVIKGTNLAIRDMMTSDPYVILTLGQQTVQTTIIKSNLNPVWNEELMLSVPQHFGPLKLRVFDHDTFSADDIMGEAEVDLQPLITSAIAFGDAGMFGNMQIGKWLKSHDNALKDDSTVNIIDGKVKQAVSLKLQNVECGELDLELEWMPLDQ; from the exons gaaaaaaaagattaaaagattTATTGCTTCAAAAAGATAATCGTTATTGTGCTGATTGTGGTGCCCCAGATCCTAAATGGGC GTCAGCAAATATTGGAGTTTTTATATGCTTGAAATGTTGTGGTGTGCACAGGAGCCTCGGTACCCATATATCAAAG GTTTTGTCTGTGACATTGGATGAGTGGTCTGATGATGAAATTGAATCGATGGTTGAAGTTGGAGGAAATTCTTCTGCTAATGCAATTTATGAGGCCTTTATCCCTGGAGGATATGAAAAGCCTGGACCAGATGCCAGTCATGAGCTGCGTGCAAAATTCATCCG GGCTAAGTATGAGCTTCAAGAATTTTTGAAACCTAGCCTGCGGATTGTGTCACTTCCTTCTGAGAAAGGCTCTCTCAAGTCAAGTTTTTCTAGAAAGCTTATGGATAGTTTTCGGTCAAATTCTTCTCATAATTCG GAAGGAATGGTAGAATTTATTGGACTATTGAAGGTCAAAGTGATAAAAGGCACAAATTTAGCTATCAGAGATATGATGACAAGTGATCCTTACGTTATATTGACTCTTGGGCAGCAG ACTGTTCAGACAACTATAATAAAGAGCAACTTGAATCCAGTCTGGAATGAGGAACTCATGCTGTCTGTTCCTCAGCATTTTGGACCCTTGAAGTTG CGGGTGTTTGATCACGACACATTTTCAGCCGATGATATCATGGGAGAAGCAGAGGTTGATCTCCAGCCCCTGATAACATCTGCAATAGCATTTGGAGATGCAGGGATGTTTGGAAACATGCAGATTGGGAAATGGCTGAAATCACATGACAACGCCCTTAAGGATGATAGCACCGTCAACATTATTGATGGCAAGGTGAAACAGGCGGTGTCTCTTAAGCTTCAGAATGTGGAATGCGGAGAACTAGATCTAGAACTAGAGTGGATGCCACTTGATCAATAG
- the LOC142636676 gene encoding uncharacterized protein LOC142636676, giving the protein MVCLRGGVSTVMIAIYGPLILMTVTMMNADHSESHELRPSDHGLEYQTNTPTSSDSDKSPPPEMMSFFGNSSSASSDVAMPKALNSNSNSSSSSADDGDTSSWWNNAGRGGGGKSKDHVRDVLLVGSVACGLTGVVLLVVSSLLYVFKFRKQRSPPPPQQPPPSPPPLALPSSAALSCHDNDSGNKLQIVVRDSY; this is encoded by the coding sequence atggtgtgtTTGAGAGGAGGAGTGTCTACGGTGATGATCGCTATCTACGGGCCGTTGATCTTGATGACCGTGACCATGATGAACGCTGACCATTCAGAATCCCACGAATTGCGACCGTCGGATCACGGGCTGGAGTACCAGACCAACACTCCCACCTCGTCAGACTCAGACAAGTCACCGCCGCCAGAGATGATGTCGTTTTTCGGCAATTCTTCCTCTGCCTCGTCCGACGTGGCAATGCCCAAAGCCCTGAATTCCAACTCaaactcctcctcctcctccgccgACGACGGTGACACGTCGTCGTGGTGGAACAACGCCGGTCGCGGCGGAGGCGGTAAGAGTAAAGACCACGTGAGGGACGTGTTGTTGGTGGGCAGTGTAGCTTGTGGTTTAACGGGTGTCGTTTTGTTAGTGGTTTCTTCTTTGCTTTATGTCTTCAAGTTTCGAAAACAAAGATCGCCGCCGCCGCCCCAACAACCACCACCGTCACCGCCACCACTAGCACTGCCATCGTCAGCAGCATTATCTTGTCATGATAATGATAGCGGTAATAAACTACAAATAGTGGTTCGTGATTCTTATTGA
- the LOC142634252 gene encoding putative receptor-like protein kinase At1g30570: MEKVQGWEVFALMSLVIISAFVTTVEAQSKSFLINCGTNSSVNVDGRRWVGDLVPDGNLTLSSPSIAASTAALSDSSNFGPLYKTARFFTDSLNYTFKGIQGNYFVRLHFCPFLFGNYNVNESAFDVVANGLKLVSKFNVPSEISHKKSNLQSSGSNSSSFFFIKEYILPINVDVLVVEFLPVKGSLGFINAIEIVPIVDKLFADSISRVGDNSVNLSGRSIQTMYRLNVGGSEVKSNQDSNLWRTWEMDSSYMITANAGSEISNSSNITYASMNDSSVAPLLVYETARAMSNTGVLEKRFNMSWKFEVDPDFDYLIRLHFCELVFDVPKQRIFRIYINNRTAADNFDVFERSGGVNKAYHQDYIDAVSSKTKTLWIQLGPETAAGAAGTDALLNGLEIFKLSQSGSLAYVEPNDSTGNSVGNSKAKILWVGIGAGVTSVVILGVIISSIYCFCRRQREKLSDSKNNSPGWRPLFLNGSILNNSANGKKATGSQYPYGSVASTRVGKQFTLPEIRAATNNFDDSLVIGVGGFGKVYKGEIEDGTLVAIKRSNPQSEQGLAEFETEIEMLSKLRHRHLVSMIGFCDEQNEMILVYEYMANGTLRSHLFGSDLSPLTWKQRLGACIGAARGLYYLHTGADRGIIHRDVKTTNILLDEKFVAKMSDFGLSKTGPALDHTHVSTAVKGSFGYLDPEYYRRQQLTEKSDVYSFGVVLFEVVCARAVINPSLPKDQINLAEWAMGWQRQRSLETIIDSRLKGNYSPESLKKFGEIAEKCLADEGKNRPTMGEVLWYLEYVLQLQEAWMCTNNAENSFSTSQALGVLEEAAAEKKQEPHSLDEETNSGGKMVCQE, translated from the coding sequence ATGGAGAAGGTCCAAGGTTGGGAAGTCTTTGCTCTGATGTCTTTGGTGATAATCTCTGCTTTTGTTACAACTGTAGAAGCTCAGTCAAAGTCTTTTCTGATAAATTGTGGTACAAATTCCAGTGTTAATGTGGATGGTAGGAGATGGGTTGGTGACTTGGTCCCTGATGGCAATCTCACCCTCAGTTCTCCCAGCATTGCTGCATCCACTGCTGCGCTAAGCGATAGTTCAAATTTTGGACCTCTCTACAAAACTGCTCGGTTTTTTACAGATAGTTTGAATTACACTTTTAAAGGAATTCAAGGGAACTATTTCGTTAGGCTCCATTTCTGTCCATTCTTATTTGGGAATTACAATGTAAATGAgtctgcatttgatgttgttgcAAATGGTCTAAAATTGGTCTCAAAATTCAATGTTCCCAGTGAGATATCACATAAGAAGTCAAACTTGCAGAGTTCAGGAAGCAATTCaagttcattcttttttattaaagagTACATTTTACCCATCAATGTGGATGTGCTTGTGGTAGAGTTCTTGCCGGTAAAAGGATCATTAGGGTTCATAAATGCCATTGAGATTGTCCCCATTGTTGATAAGCTTTTTGCAGACTCAATTAGTAGAGTGGGTGACAATAGTGTGAATTTGAGTGGAAGGAGCATCCAGACCATGTATAGGTTGAATGTAGGAGGTTCTGAAGTTAAATCCAATCAAGATTCAAATCTTTGGAGAACATGGGAAATGGATTCCAGCTACATGATCACAGCAAATGCTGGCTCAGAGATCAGTAACAGTTCGAATATTACCTATGCTTCCATGAATGATTCCTCTGTGGCTCCTCTTCTTGTTTATGAAACAGCAAGAGCAATGTCCAACACTGGAGTCCTAGAGAAAAGGTTCAACATGTCGTGGAAATTTGAGGTTGATCCTGATTTTGATTATTTGATCCGATTACATTTCTGTGAGCTGGTTTTTGATGTACCAAAGCAAAGGATTTTCAGAATCTATATAAATAACAGGACTGCAGCAGacaattttgatgtttttgagCGATCAGGAGGGGTGAATAAAGCATATCACCAGGATTACATTGATGCTGTGTCATCCAAAACTAAGACACTTTGGATTCAACTAGGTCCTGAGACAGCAGCTGGTGCTGCAGGAACTGATGCTCTCTTGAACGGGTTGGAGATTTTCAAGCTGAGCCAAAGTGGGAGCCTTGCCTATGTAGAGCCTAATGATTCTACTGGGAATTCAGTGGGCAATTCAAAAGCTAAAATTCTTTGGGTGGGAATAGGAGCAGGTGTAACTTCTGTTGTTATTCTCGGAGTTATAATCAGCTCCATCTATTGTTTCTGCAGACGccaaagagaaaaattgagTGATTCCAAAAACAACTCTCCTGGTTGGAGGCCATTATTCCTTAATGGGTCTATTTTAAATAACTCAGCCAATGGCAAGAAAGCAACTGGAAGCCAATATCCATATGGATCTGTGGCCTCTACTAGGGTTGGCAAACAGTTTACACTACCAGAGATTCGTGCAGCTACAAACAATTTTGATGACAGTTTAGTGATTGGAGTAGGAGGTTTTGGCAAGGTGTACAAAGGAGAGATTGAAGATGGCACCCTTGTTGCCATAAAGCGGTCAAACCCACAATCTGAGCAAGGTCTGGCTGAATTTGAAACAGAGATTGAGATGCTTTCAAAGCTCAGACATAGGCATTTGGTGTCCATGATTGGGTTCTGTGATGAACAAAATGAGATGATTTTGGTTTACGAGTATATGGCAAATGGGACTCTTAGAAGTCACCTCTTTGGGAGTGATCTCTCACCATTGACTTGGAAGCAGCGATTAGGAGCATGTATCGGTGCTGCACGAGGACTTTATTACCTTCATACAGGAGCAGACCGGGGAATAATCCACAGGGATGTTAAGACAACTAACATACTATTAGATGAAAAGTTTGTAGCAAAAATGTCTGACTTTGGGCTATCAAAAACTGGTCCTGCTTTGGATCACACTCATGTTAGTACTGCAGTAAAAGGAAGCTTTGGATATCTAGACCCTGAGTACTACAGACGACAGCAGTTGACTGAGAAATCTGATGTTTACTCTTTTGGAGTAGTGTTGTTTGAAGTTGTTTGTGCTCGAGCTGTTATAAATCCAAGCTTGCCTAAAGATCAGATCAATCTTGCAGAGTGGGCAATGGGATGGCAACGGCAGAGATCACTAGAAACTATAATTGACTCTCGTCTCAAAGGAAATTATTCTCCAGAGTCCTTGAAGAAGTTTGGAGAGATAGCAGAAAAATGTCTTGCTGATGAGGGGAAGAACCGGCCTACAATGGGAGAAGTTTTGTGGTACTTGGAGTATGTATTGCAACTCCAGGAAGCTTGGATGTGCACCAATAATGCAGAAAATTCCTTTTCAACTAGTCAAGCTTTGGGGGTTTTAGAAGAAGCAGCAGCAGAAAAGAAGCAAGAACCTCACAGCTTAGATGAAGAGACCAATTCAGGTGGCAAAATGGTATGCCAAGAATAA